The Silvanigrella paludirubra genome contains a region encoding:
- a CDS encoding DUF3025 domain-containing protein: MAHPNEARVEKKREHVPQPTIRSWDSQFLSCSELFFPIMPYGQIFSNNSDWPNLYDLNDKKPEGIKSWSGHNIRFVLQKGSRSAEGFESLYEPRIFLKGEVRTRLQNWHDFYNAQIWYTFPKSKSALNMRQFISFDEHAVFPWKTSPPSRMREQDYMTMFDEGGCILVQSGSFSIPFLFGHAVYERMILGDHNISMCAINIECDESFLNLEIRLQNEILDKTLSNVLSNRKTYYNNPPFYTLPMESAVKFYDNFKKRLAINQN; encoded by the coding sequence ATGGCGCACCCTAATGAAGCAAGGGTTGAAAAAAAAAGAGAGCACGTCCCCCAACCTACAATCAGAAGCTGGGATTCGCAATTTTTGAGTTGCTCTGAGTTGTTCTTTCCTATTATGCCATATGGACAGATTTTTTCAAACAACTCAGATTGGCCTAATTTATACGATTTAAATGACAAAAAGCCAGAAGGAATCAAATCTTGGTCTGGGCACAATATACGGTTTGTTCTTCAAAAAGGAAGCCGAAGTGCAGAAGGGTTTGAAAGTCTTTATGAACCTAGAATTTTTTTAAAAGGAGAAGTTCGAACACGGCTTCAAAATTGGCACGATTTTTATAACGCTCAGATCTGGTATACTTTTCCTAAGTCAAAATCAGCACTTAACATGAGGCAATTTATTTCGTTTGATGAACATGCTGTATTCCCATGGAAAACCTCTCCTCCCTCGCGAATGAGGGAACAAGATTATATGACTATGTTTGATGAAGGTGGCTGTATTTTGGTTCAAAGCGGATCTTTTTCGATACCCTTTCTATTTGGCCATGCTGTTTATGAAAGGATGATTTTAGGAGACCATAATATATCTATGTGCGCTATAAATATCGAATGTGATGAAAGTTTTCTCAATCTTGAAATAAGGTTACAGAATGAGATATTAGATAAAACTCTATCTAATGTTCTTTCAAATAGAAAGACATACTATAATAACCCACCTTTTTATACTCTCCCTATGGAATCTGCTGTAAAATTTTATGACAACTTTAAAAAACGACTCGCAATAAATCAAAATTAA
- a CDS encoding ankyrin repeat domain-containing protein, with protein sequence MTLNQNKNVENWFTKYLSEIDSSEGYCINSGQILQNFFGIRDGYCAGLSLVWILCCLNEIGNLKNLNLHDAFYTKRKLKLKNDENQSSILNELSEDFKKNKVSLDWFFSSIEYIKDHYNSKSFIRFENLEHNQEILRFKKYIQNFDELTRESLIYNDVSVCNFTRDQSNNPLFDNISEIFKDYIKKNGDIDLKILVCSPQHAMALYIKPIIDTNQYAIIFYDPNTNSPPFKNRVKKNATDLINEIKAMISSCFYILTTKNTPIYFINLTNFNSDRFQKYKPSFIGFRKNQDINYVQNINKLLCYFGFNLCDYSFNYIISQKNIDLNYTDSERNFNILYYLIKKNIKDKLEILLRHPSLDVNFIYKNNDNISVFEFADRCAAFSKDYDILKLLLEHPKISNITKKNNYNRLTFYKNFKHNEIYPEEDAPFNGDIIKYTDYYFNNKKFKYSKNNKMDTNSFMKKELVYASEVEIVLSKNEIAFPIKNINYEITKANYLSEKSPVFQFANQSSSFSLIQKTKKEESNNIIIKKIDKNKKEIMPLSSKPETKKTNFTHIDSFRNLQADQKDPLSSLKNNDFQSTKKFIEDNENISMKDIDGNTLLHLAALSGNMEIIRSLIYKNPRLSTEKNKHGRTPKDLISFSFDKREIYNYLKKFEDACSKRIY encoded by the coding sequence TTGACTTTAAATCAAAATAAAAATGTGGAAAACTGGTTTACTAAGTATCTTTCAGAAATTGATTCTTCTGAAGGATATTGCATTAATTCAGGACAAATTCTGCAAAATTTTTTTGGCATTAGAGACGGATATTGCGCAGGTTTATCTTTAGTATGGATCCTATGCTGCTTAAATGAAATTGGCAATTTAAAAAATTTAAATTTACACGATGCTTTTTATACAAAAAGAAAATTGAAACTAAAAAATGATGAGAATCAATCTTCAATTTTAAATGAATTATCAGAAGATTTTAAAAAAAATAAAGTGAGTCTAGATTGGTTTTTTTCTTCTATTGAATATATAAAAGATCATTATAATTCTAAAAGTTTTATTAGGTTTGAAAATTTAGAGCATAATCAAGAGATTTTGAGATTTAAAAAATATATACAAAATTTTGATGAATTAACGAGAGAATCTTTAATTTATAATGACGTTTCAGTTTGTAATTTTACAAGAGATCAATCTAATAATCCTCTATTTGATAATATATCTGAAATATTTAAAGATTATATAAAAAAAAATGGGGATATTGATTTAAAAATTCTTGTTTGTTCACCTCAACACGCTATGGCTCTTTATATAAAACCAATTATTGATACAAATCAATATGCCATTATTTTTTATGATCCAAATACCAATTCACCTCCTTTTAAAAATAGAGTCAAAAAAAATGCAACTGATTTAATTAATGAAATTAAGGCGATGATTTCTTCATGTTTTTATATTTTAACTACAAAAAATACACCGATATATTTTATAAATTTAACAAATTTTAATTCAGATCGATTTCAAAAATATAAACCTTCATTCATTGGATTTAGAAAAAATCAAGATATTAACTATGTTCAAAATATAAATAAATTATTATGCTATTTCGGTTTTAATTTATGCGATTATTCCTTTAACTATATTATATCACAAAAAAATATTGATCTTAACTATACTGATTCTGAAAGAAATTTTAACATATTATATTATTTAATTAAAAAAAATATCAAAGATAAATTAGAAATATTGTTGAGACATCCTAGTTTAGACGTTAATTTTATATATAAAAATAATGATAATATTTCAGTGTTTGAGTTTGCAGATAGGTGTGCTGCTTTTTCTAAGGATTATGACATCCTTAAATTATTATTAGAACATCCTAAAATAAGCAATATTACTAAGAAAAATAATTATAATAGATTAACATTTTATAAAAATTTCAAACATAATGAAATATATCCTGAAGAAGATGCTCCATTTAATGGTGATATTATAAAATATACAGATTATTACTTTAATAATAAAAAATTTAAGTATTCAAAAAATAACAAAATGGATACTAACTCATTTATGAAAAAAGAATTAGTATATGCATCAGAAGTTGAAATTGTATTATCTAAAAATGAAATTGCTTTTCCTATTAAAAATATAAATTATGAAATAACAAAAGCAAATTATTTATCTGAGAAAAGCCCTGTTTTTCAATTTGCCAATCAATCTTCATCTTTTAGTTTGATACAAAAAACAAAAAAAGAAGAGAGTAACAATATTATAATTAAAAAAATAGATAAAAATAAAAAAGAGATAATGCCCCTTTCGTCTAAACCTGAAACTAAAAAAACGAATTTTACTCACATAGATTCATTTAGAAATTTACAAGCAGATCAAAAGGATCCTTTATCATCATTAAAAAATAATGATTTTCAATCAACAAAGAAATTCATTGAAGATAATGAAAATATTAGTATGAAAGATATAGATGGAAATACTTTATTACATCTTGCCGCTTTAAGTGGAAATATGGAAATTATAAGATCCTTAATTTATAAAAATCCAAGATTAAGTACCGAAAAAAATAAACATGGCAGAACTCCGAAAGATTTAATTAGTTTTAGTTTTGATAAAAGAGAAATATATAATTATTTAAAAAAATTCGAAGATGCTTGCTCTAAAAGAATTTATTAA
- a CDS encoding amylo-alpha-1,6-glucosidase — protein MLEPKKNSEHFCYLNKESIQQDIYREWLIGNGLGSYASGTISGILNKRYHGLFIYSDKPPLSRKLYVSKIEETIEIENQLFLLSSNKWASDNNLFPKGFIHLECFYLDENIPVWVYNCNGTFIEKRIIVPIEQNIVYITYKLLSTNTDKVIKLKCDVFVNNRNFHHLSNLNYINIKSIENGNSIDFLNHQNDFLFEINSNFLTSKIENILYSNYDLQEEFNRGFDHIENHILGSSFYTKLKLNEISEIKISTNKYQEKNNFNSVNSIQEIKKQNQILLQNWKKTTKYTPKWIEQLIYSVNIFIVNRANQKDKKAKSILAGYHWFGDWGRDTMISLPGLCCATEQFDIAKSILENYSHYISEGMLPNRFPDDSEIPDYNTVDATMWFFEAISNYFKLTQDLPFLKEIYSKLENIIEHHLKGTRFHIKCDPNDGLLFAGQEGCQLTWMDAKIGNYVVTPRIGKTIEVNALWYNAIKNMEYFADILNQDKKKYSQLSNLIEQGFERFWNENLGYCYDVIDGPNGNDESLRPNQIIAVSLNYSPLNEYQKRNIIDICGKNLVSFFGVKSLSKNSNDYKNKYIGTPFERDSAYHQGTIWSWLLGNYAIAYYNVTLNASVAIGFLEPLEKHINEAGIGFISEIFDAESPYKPRGCIAQAWGVAETLRAWKFLSNKL, from the coding sequence ATGCTTGAACCTAAAAAAAATTCAGAGCATTTTTGTTACTTAAATAAAGAATCTATTCAACAAGATATCTATCGGGAATGGCTTATCGGAAATGGTTTAGGGAGTTATGCTTCAGGAACCATTTCTGGAATTTTAAATAAAAGATATCATGGTTTATTTATCTATTCAGATAAACCACCACTTAGTAGAAAATTATATGTTTCTAAAATTGAAGAAACGATTGAAATAGAAAATCAATTATTTTTATTAAGTTCAAATAAATGGGCAAGTGACAATAATTTATTTCCAAAAGGATTTATTCATTTAGAATGTTTTTATTTAGATGAAAATATTCCTGTTTGGGTTTATAATTGTAATGGTACTTTTATTGAAAAAAGGATAATAGTTCCTATTGAACAAAATATTGTTTATATTACTTACAAACTACTATCTACAAATACCGATAAAGTTATAAAGTTAAAATGTGATGTTTTTGTAAATAATAGAAATTTTCATCACCTTTCAAATTTAAATTATATTAATATTAAATCAATTGAAAATGGAAATTCAATTGATTTTTTAAATCATCAAAATGATTTTTTATTTGAAATCAATTCAAATTTTTTAACTAGTAAAATAGAAAATATTTTATATTCAAATTATGACCTTCAAGAAGAATTCAATAGAGGCTTTGATCATATTGAAAACCATATATTAGGTTCTTCGTTTTATACTAAATTAAAATTAAATGAAATTTCTGAAATAAAAATAAGTACAAATAAATATCAAGAAAAAAATAATTTTAATTCTGTAAATAGTATTCAAGAGATAAAAAAACAAAATCAGATTCTTTTACAAAATTGGAAAAAAACCACAAAATATACTCCAAAATGGATTGAACAACTAATCTATTCTGTAAATATTTTTATTGTAAATCGAGCGAATCAAAAAGATAAAAAAGCAAAAAGTATACTTGCTGGGTATCATTGGTTTGGGGACTGGGGTAGGGATACAATGATAAGTCTCCCTGGTTTATGCTGCGCAACAGAACAATTTGATATTGCAAAATCTATTCTTGAAAATTATTCGCATTATATTAGCGAAGGAATGCTGCCAAATCGTTTTCCCGATGACTCCGAAATACCTGACTACAATACTGTTGATGCGACTATGTGGTTCTTTGAAGCAATATCAAATTATTTTAAATTAACTCAGGATCTTCCTTTTTTAAAAGAAATTTATTCAAAATTAGAAAATATTATAGAACATCATTTAAAAGGAACACGATTCCATATTAAATGCGATCCCAATGATGGACTTTTATTTGCAGGACAAGAAGGATGTCAACTTACTTGGATGGACGCCAAAATTGGAAATTATGTTGTTACTCCTCGAATTGGAAAAACGATTGAAGTAAATGCACTTTGGTATAATGCTATTAAAAATATGGAATATTTTGCAGATATTTTAAATCAGGATAAAAAAAAATATTCTCAATTAAGCAATTTAATTGAACAGGGATTCGAACGTTTTTGGAATGAAAATTTAGGATATTGTTACGACGTCATTGACGGGCCTAATGGAAATGATGAATCTTTACGACCAAATCAAATTATAGCTGTTTCTTTAAATTATTCTCCTTTAAACGAATATCAAAAAAGAAATATTATTGATATATGTGGGAAAAATCTTGTTTCTTTTTTTGGTGTAAAAAGTCTATCAAAAAATTCAAACGATTATAAAAATAAGTATATTGGAACCCCTTTTGAAAGAGATAGTGCTTATCACCAAGGGACAATTTGGAGCTGGTTACTTGGAAATTATGCTATAGCTTATTATAATGTAACATTAAATGCTTCTGTTGCTATAGGTTTTTTAGAGCCCTTGGAAAAACATATCAATGAAGCGGGAATTGGTTTTATCAGTGAAATATTTGATGCTGAAAGTCCTTATAAACCTAGAGGATGTATTGCGCAAGCTTGGGGCGTTGCAGAGACTTTACGTGCTTGGAAGTTTTTATCTAATAAACTTTAA
- a CDS encoding superoxide dismutase family protein yields MNRKFLFASGIISTAFLIVSCETSKGDSLKQDVTLMPKSGSKAEAMLSVVELSGGGIQITGKVTGLEPNSVHGFHIHEKGDCSDPAAMNAGGHFNPDKEHVHGTSIAAGKYDHQHAGDLGNIKANPSGVVMIDITVKSPLTLNKDSKYTVSGKAFVIHADPDDEKTAPAGNAGKRILCGVIK; encoded by the coding sequence ATGAATCGTAAGTTTCTCTTTGCTAGTGGAATAATATCAACAGCATTTTTAATTGTATCTTGTGAAACTTCTAAGGGAGATTCACTTAAACAAGATGTTACTTTAATGCCAAAAAGCGGCTCAAAAGCAGAAGCAATGCTTTCTGTTGTAGAGCTTTCTGGAGGTGGTATTCAAATTACTGGTAAAGTAACTGGATTAGAGCCAAATAGTGTTCACGGATTTCACATCCATGAAAAAGGAGATTGTTCCGATCCAGCCGCTATGAATGCAGGAGGACATTTTAATCCAGATAAGGAACACGTCCATGGCACTTCAATTGCAGCTGGAAAATATGATCACCAGCACGCTGGAGATCTTGGAAACATCAAAGCAAATCCATCGGGTGTTGTCATGATTGATATCACAGTTAAATCTCCATTAACTCTAAATAAAGACAGTAAATATACAGTTTCAGGAAAGGCTTTTGTAATTCATGCCGATCCTGACGATGAAAAAACAGCTCCAGCTGGTAATGCAGGCAAAAGAATTTTATGTGGTGTGATTAAATAA
- a CDS encoding carboxy terminal-processing peptidase, whose protein sequence is MTLPKRKILFTIAAIAIVVPIGQYFKIIPSFQFAISEESPKKATKSTIPFLTCSTLSDRMKDFLKNHYDFRSFNEELSKRTFDMFIKLLDPGKLYFTKEDISEFAKQEPSLFKNINNYDCRLITGENGIYERYKKRLNEATILAKSALNEKPDFTKEEFIETDRKKTDWANSPADLKDRWRKTIKFIILNMKDSDEIEKIKTRLSKRYDLIKKDVEGKSTDDIYSLFLNSFALSLDPHSSFLTPVDNQQFQMDFSLKFVGIGATLKGIDGYTIIDAIVPGGAAAKDGRLKKNDKIVAVDSGDGSGIQDVIEMDLSKVVQLIRGKEGTIVKLVILRKDLDGKMNRFTVTLKRAVVQIKDSEAKSDILNINNKKIGIINLPSFYIDYKGCQDNPSSCRSSSNDMLREVKKLKASKVDGIVVDLRRNGGGDLSETQRIVALFIKDPIVTQVEDKEKNVRTLSVEVKEPAYTGPLAILVSKYTASASEILSGAVQDYGRGLILGDSRTFGKGTVQTVFEVPGTGGRSTDGAIHVTIAKFFRPSGKSNQEKGVLSDIIIPDIIDATDIGEKENDYALPYTTIKASRDFKPERDLKEDISKLQKMSSERVDKSAEFKKIVDAINKARKDKNTLVSLKENKDTKDKDKEKNVAQNSLKTKEKKIVNNKDTASKEKEKEKIDKLKTSNEELSFLSEDEDTPEFSTKVVRKNDIQLKEAANILLDEIRLTSNFKKD, encoded by the coding sequence ATGACTTTACCTAAAAGAAAAATTTTGTTTACAATCGCAGCGATAGCTATTGTTGTTCCAATAGGACAATATTTTAAAATTATTCCTTCTTTTCAATTTGCTATCTCTGAAGAGAGTCCTAAAAAAGCAACAAAATCAACAATCCCATTTCTAACCTGTTCGACTTTATCAGACAGAATGAAAGACTTTTTAAAAAATCATTATGATTTTCGTTCTTTTAATGAAGAATTATCAAAAAGAACATTTGATATGTTCATAAAACTTCTTGATCCTGGAAAACTTTATTTTACAAAAGAAGACATATCTGAATTTGCAAAACAAGAGCCTAGTTTATTTAAAAATATTAATAATTATGATTGTAGACTCATAACGGGTGAAAATGGAATTTACGAACGCTATAAAAAGCGCTTAAATGAAGCTACTATATTGGCAAAATCAGCACTTAATGAAAAACCCGATTTCACAAAAGAAGAATTTATTGAAACCGATAGAAAAAAAACGGACTGGGCAAACTCACCTGCAGACTTAAAGGATCGCTGGCGTAAAACAATTAAATTTATTATATTAAATATGAAAGATTCTGATGAAATTGAAAAAATAAAAACACGTCTTTCAAAAAGATATGACTTAATTAAAAAGGATGTTGAGGGTAAATCAACGGACGATATTTATTCTTTATTTTTAAATTCTTTTGCTCTTTCATTAGATCCTCATTCTAGTTTTTTAACGCCTGTAGATAATCAGCAATTTCAAATGGACTTTAGTTTAAAGTTTGTAGGGATTGGCGCTACTTTAAAAGGGATTGATGGTTATACCATTATAGATGCCATTGTTCCTGGAGGAGCAGCTGCAAAAGATGGACGTTTAAAAAAGAATGATAAAATTGTTGCCGTTGATTCAGGTGATGGGTCTGGAATTCAAGATGTGATTGAAATGGACTTAAGTAAAGTTGTGCAACTTATTCGTGGAAAAGAAGGCACAATTGTTAAGTTAGTTATCTTAAGAAAAGATCTTGATGGAAAAATGAATCGTTTTACAGTTACTTTAAAGAGAGCTGTTGTTCAAATTAAAGATAGTGAAGCTAAAAGTGATATTTTAAATATAAATAATAAAAAAATAGGTATCATTAACTTACCAAGTTTTTACATTGACTATAAAGGATGCCAAGATAATCCAAGCTCATGCCGCAGTTCATCAAATGATATGTTACGTGAAGTAAAAAAATTAAAAGCATCTAAAGTAGACGGAATCGTTGTAGACTTAAGACGAAATGGTGGTGGCGATTTATCTGAAACACAAAGAATTGTTGCATTATTTATTAAAGATCCTATTGTCACTCAAGTAGAAGATAAAGAAAAAAATGTAAGAACTTTGTCTGTTGAAGTTAAAGAACCTGCCTACACGGGCCCTCTAGCTATTTTAGTAAGTAAATACACAGCATCTGCATCTGAAATTTTATCGGGAGCAGTTCAAGATTATGGAAGAGGTCTTATTTTAGGCGACTCCAGAACTTTTGGAAAAGGAACTGTGCAAACGGTATTTGAGGTGCCTGGCACGGGTGGTCGTTCTACCGATGGCGCTATTCATGTTACCATTGCTAAATTTTTTAGACCTAGTGGTAAAAGTAACCAAGAAAAAGGTGTTTTATCCGATATCATTATTCCCGATATCATAGATGCCACAGACATTGGTGAAAAAGAAAATGATTATGCATTACCTTATACAACAATAAAGGCTTCACGTGATTTTAAACCTGAGCGCGATTTAAAAGAGGATATATCTAAATTACAAAAAATGAGTTCAGAGCGTGTTGATAAATCTGCAGAATTTAAAAAAATTGTAGACGCTATTAATAAAGCCCGTAAAGATAAAAATACTTTAGTTTCCTTAAAAGAGAACAAAGACACAAAAGATAAAGATAAAGAGAAAAATGTTGCCCAAAATAGTTTAAAAACGAAAGAGAAAAAAATAGTAAACAATAAGGATACAGCTTCCAAAGAAAAAGAAAAAGAAAAAATTGATAAATTAAAGACATCAAATGAAGAGCTAAGCTTTTTATCAGAAGACGAAGATACTCCAGAGTTTTCTACCAAAGTTGTAAGAAAAAATGATATTCAATTAAAAGAGGCTGCAAATATTTTGTTAGATGAAATTCGTTTAACAAGTAACTTTAAAAAAGACTAA
- a CDS encoding NAD(P)/FAD-dependent oxidoreductase: MTEKIYDITVLGGGPTGIFTAFYAGMRNASCKIIDSMPALGGRLTAVYPEKYIYDVAGFPKILARDLVDNLIEQIKPYQTEICLNETSEGLSKNQDGIWELQTNRGIHFTKTIIIAAGVGSYSPKKHQAPGADKFEGNGISYAVIEKSIYKNKNVIIAGGGDSALDWANELVTIAKSVTLVHRSDKFRAHDDSVNKLQKSNARVILNSEIAGFYGDSQLKEVLVKGLDDHREEIIQVDDALIMFGFNSSLGKIKEWGLNLSGNGICVNEKMETNLLGIFAAGDIAKYSAKLDLIVTGFSEAAIAVAFAKVYMNPKEKAQPLHSTTIMEIKEKKEKRLNSL, encoded by the coding sequence ATGACAGAAAAAATATACGATATAACCGTTTTAGGTGGTGGTCCTACAGGTATTTTTACAGCATTTTATGCAGGAATGAGAAATGCAAGTTGTAAAATAATTGATTCCATGCCGGCATTAGGTGGAAGACTTACCGCTGTTTATCCAGAAAAATATATTTATGATGTTGCTGGTTTTCCAAAAATATTGGCTCGTGATCTTGTAGATAATTTAATTGAGCAGATAAAACCATATCAAACTGAAATTTGTTTAAATGAAACATCAGAAGGTCTGTCAAAAAATCAGGATGGAATATGGGAACTCCAAACAAATAGAGGAATTCATTTTACAAAAACGATAATCATTGCCGCAGGAGTTGGCTCCTATAGTCCCAAAAAACATCAAGCACCAGGTGCCGATAAATTTGAAGGCAATGGCATTTCATATGCTGTTATAGAAAAATCTATTTATAAAAATAAAAATGTCATCATTGCAGGTGGTGGTGATTCCGCATTAGATTGGGCTAATGAACTCGTTACGATAGCAAAATCTGTTACATTAGTTCATCGATCCGATAAATTTAGAGCTCACGATGATTCTGTTAATAAGTTGCAAAAATCAAATGCTCGAGTTATTTTAAATTCGGAAATTGCGGGATTTTATGGGGATAGTCAATTAAAAGAAGTTTTAGTTAAAGGCTTAGATGATCATAGAGAAGAAATTATTCAAGTTGATGATGCTTTAATCATGTTTGGTTTTAATAGTTCCTTAGGAAAAATTAAAGAATGGGGACTTAATTTGTCTGGCAATGGCATTTGTGTAAATGAAAAAATGGAAACAAATTTACTAGGTATTTTTGCTGCTGGCGATATTGCAAAATATTCTGCTAAATTAGATCTTATCGTAACTGGTTTTTCAGAAGCGGCAATTGCAGTAGCTTTTGCTAAAGTATATATGAATCCAAAAGAAAAAGCTCAACCATTACATTCAACGACTATAATGGAAATAAAAGAAAAGAAAGAAAAAAGGCTAAATTCATTATGA
- a CDS encoding carbonic anhydrase, translated as MKKLINGITDFRRNILPGYRETFAKLALGQSPDALFIACSDSRVVANLFASTDPGDVFVIRNVGNMIPPCSRNGYSVGDESEAAAIEFSLLTLKVSSIIICGHSECGAMQGILQNRLTISSPNLRSWLQYGESALKKLNDGFEINKGLKPHNQLSQINVLEQKIHMETYPIVQELIKQNKLKIYCWWFDIATADVYSYNEKEGKFKILDDEEAALILSTLEVK; from the coding sequence ATGAAAAAACTTATTAATGGTATAACTGACTTTAGACGCAATATTTTGCCTGGATATAGAGAAACATTTGCAAAACTTGCCTTAGGACAGTCTCCAGATGCCTTATTTATAGCTTGTTCAGACAGTCGTGTTGTTGCGAACTTATTTGCTTCTACCGATCCCGGAGATGTTTTTGTTATTCGAAATGTAGGTAATATGATACCTCCATGCAGTCGTAATGGATACTCTGTGGGAGACGAATCTGAAGCGGCTGCCATTGAATTCTCATTACTAACCTTAAAGGTTTCAAGCATTATTATCTGTGGTCATTCTGAATGTGGTGCCATGCAGGGAATTCTTCAAAATCGTCTTACAATTTCTTCGCCAAATTTAAGGTCATGGCTACAGTATGGTGAGTCGGCTTTAAAAAAATTAAACGATGGTTTTGAAATAAATAAAGGATTAAAACCTCATAATCAATTATCACAGATAAATGTATTAGAGCAAAAAATTCATATGGAAACATACCCAATTGTTCAAGAACTAATTAAACAAAATAAGTTAAAAATTTATTGCTGGTGGTTTGATATTGCAACGGCAGATGTATATTCTTATAATGAAAAGGAAGGAAAATTTAAAATTCTTGATGATGAAGAAGCTGCTTTAATATTAAGCACATTGGAAGTTAAGTGA
- a CDS encoding helix-turn-helix transcriptional regulator, whose protein sequence is MIKIKADTTESNAELSTDSSKSWTVFTNHAHVMILLSQDPKMVLREVALKIGITERAVQKIVADLQESGFIIKEKTGRSNHYKLIFDKPLRHPIEAHKKVKEVIQLINS, encoded by the coding sequence ATGATTAAAATTAAGGCAGATACAACAGAGTCAAATGCAGAGCTATCCACAGATTCATCTAAAAGCTGGACTGTGTTTACTAATCATGCCCATGTCATGATTTTGCTTTCGCAAGACCCAAAAATGGTTCTTCGCGAAGTTGCATTAAAAATAGGTATAACAGAACGAGCAGTCCAAAAAATTGTAGCTGACCTACAGGAATCTGGATTTATTATTAAGGAAAAAACGGGGCGTTCAAATCATTACAAACTCATTTTTGATAAACCCCTAAGGCATCCAATTGAAGCTCATAAAAAAGTAAAAGAAGTAATTCAACTTATAAATTCTTAA